TTATCGTGGTGCCGCACTTTCATCCGGGGAGACTCATCGTGCGAACAATGACCCGTCTCGTCCTGCTGCCATCGTCCGCTATTGCGCTCGTGCTTGCAGCCCTGTTGGCTGGCGCTCCATCTTCGCTTGCTGCCTCCCGGTTGGGACTTCAGATGTATACGCTCGAGGGGGACGCGGAGACCATCCGGGCGGTCACCCAAGGCCTCGAGCTGACGGGGCGACGATACACGGCGCGGGGAGTTACTGTCGACGCTGTGCTGAGCGACGCCCAGCGCGACGCCGTGGCGGCGGCAGGAGTGCAAATCGACCTCAAGCGCAACGCCAGAGGCGAGACGGTCCAGCAACAGGCTGTCTCCCAGGAGCTCGCGGGCTACCAGGTTTTCCGCTCCTGGGATGAGGCGGGCGGCATCCGGGACGAGCTCTACGCGCTGGCGGCGGATAACCCGCAGCTCGTCAAGCTCTCCGTCCTCGGACATACGGCACAAGGCCGCGAGATCATCGCGCTGAAGCTCACCGCCGGCGCCGCCACCATGCCCGACGGCAAGCGCCCCGCCGTCCTGTTTTCGTCACTGCAGCATGCGCGCGAGTGGATCAGCGTCGAGGTCAATCGGCGACTGCTCCACTACTTCGTCGACAACTGGCGCGCCAACCAGAAGGAGGCAAAGGGGCTGCTGCAAACCACCGAGCTGTGGTTCGTGATCGTGGCCAATCCCGACGGGTACCAGTTCACGTTCGACTCCGAGCGCCTGTGGCGGAAGAACGTGAGTGACAACGACGGCGACGGCCAGATCACCCTCGCCGACGGTGTCGACCTGAATCGCAATTTCGGCGAGCGCTGGGGCTACGACGACGAGGGCTCTTCCCCGGACCCCTCGGAAGAGACCTATCGCGGGCCGAGTCCCGCTTCCGAGCCCGAGACTCAGGCCCTGCAGGGTCTGATCGGACGCATCAAACCCAGGTTCCAGTCCAACATGCATTCAACCGGTGAGCTGCTGCTCTACGGGCAGGGATGGCAGGTCGGCACGCTCGATGCCGACAATCCGATCTACGTCGCCGTCGCCGGCACCGACGCGAACCCCGCAATCCCGGGCTTCAACCCGGGCCAGTCAGCCGACGCGCTCTATGTAACCAATGGCGAGACGACCGACTTCGCGGACAAGAACGCGGGCACGGTTGCCCTCACGGTCGAGCTGGGCGAGGGCGAGCCGGGCGCGGGATTCGTGTTCCCCGACAACGAGGCTCTGATCCAGGCTGAGTTCCAGAAGACGCTCGCCTTCCATCTCGGCCTGGTTCGGTCGGCCATGCAGCCGGCTACCCCTGTGTCGCCGGTCGGCATCGTCCCGCAGCCGTTCTATCTCGACCAGGACGACATCGATCCGCAAAACGGGCATCACTCCCTGTTCGACTTCAAGTTCGCCGTCTCCTACGGCGATCCGCAGGAAGTACGCGTGCTCGCCAGGCGCAGCCTCGGTGCGGTCACCGTACGTTACCGGATCAACAACGGCATTGTGCGGACGGCGAGCACGAGCGAATGGGCCGGCGGGGCCCGCTACGGTCCGGGCAACGGCGCCTATTACCATGTGATGCGCGGGCAAGTGACCGGCACGAAGACCGGCGACACGGTGACGGTGTCGTTTGCCGGCGGAGGACGGACGAGCGGCTCGTTCACCTATACCGTCGAGTCCAATACCGATAAGCGTGTGTTGATTCTGGCGGCGGAGGACTACACGGGCGCATCGCCTGCGTCGACGGGCGCCACCGCGCCAAGCTATCTCTCGTTCTACGCGGACGCTCTCACGGCCAACGGGGTGGCTTTCGACGTCTATGATGTCGACGCCCACGGCCGTTCGGCACCTGACAACCTCGGCGTGCTCAGCCACTACGATGCGGTCATCTGGTACACGGGCAACGACATCATCACGCGCGAGGCCGGCTGGGGCGCGGGGAACGCTTCGCGGCTGGCAATGCAGGAGTTGCTGGAAGTACGGGACTACATCAATGAAGGGGGGCGTGTCCTGTACGCCGGGCAGCGGGCGGGGCAACAGTACACTCCGGACCTCGCCGATCAGCTGTACGATCCGTTCGAGAATCTGATGTGTCGGAGCAACGATGGGGTGCTGCCTCGTTGCCTGGCTCTATCGGGTTCGGGCAACGGTCAATCCGATCCCATCGAGTACTTCTTCGGTGCGACGATCACCAGGGTCGATGGCGGCCTCGACCCACAGACAGGAGTTCCCTTCAACGTCGCCGGCATCGATGAGCCGCTGACTGGGGCCGGGCCCTGGAGTTTCAACGGCGCCGACAGCGCAGGCAACCAGAACTCCAATTCGTCGTTCTTCGCGACCGCCGATCTCCTGGGGATCACCGATCCTGCGGGCAGCTTCCCCCAGTTCGCGAGCTGGCCAGCAGCCGAATATCTGACCGGCATCTCGGGTGCTTTCGAGCCACACACCGGGGATTGGCTCGTGTGGTCGAACCTTGCCAACGCGGCGTACAAGCGCCTTTCGCGCACCATCACCGTGCCGGCGGGAGGCGCGACGCTGGAGTTCTGGACCAGCTACAATCTCGAGTTTAGCTTCGACTACCTTGTGATCGAGGCCCATACCGTCGGACAGGACAACTGGACGACGCTCCCGGACACTAACGGTCACACTTCGGGCGACCTTTCCGACGACGGGGCCTGCCCCGGTGGATGGAGTGCGCTGCATCCTTTCCTGGCGCACTACCAGACGCTCGATTCGCAGACCGGAAGGTGCAGCCCGACCGGGTCGACCGGCGCCTGGAACGCCGCGACCGGAAACTCGCAAGGTTGGCAGCAGTGGCGCATCGATCTCTCCAGCTACGCGGGCACTCAGGTCGAAGTCTCGATCACGGTCTTGAGCGATCTGTCGGTGCAGGAATTCCCCGGCGTGTTCGTGGACGACATCTCCGTCTCCACCGGCGAGGGAACGACGTCATTTGAAGGCGGGTTGGACGGCTGGACCGTTCCCGGTGCCCCGCCCGGCGATGGAGCGAACCTCAATGACTGGGTACGCCGTGGCGGCCTGGGGATCAAGGAAGCCGCCGCCGTGGCAACGGAAGACACCGTGTATATGGGTTTCGGATTGGAAGGTGTGACCGGAGCGGACACGCGCAATGAGCTGATGAGGGTCGTAATCGACTATCTGCTGCGCTGATTCCGGTCCCGGAGAGCCTCCAAGCGACACGCCGGTTCGAGGGAGCGATAGGTCTGGCTCCCAGGTAGATCGGTTCCCGTCAGGAGACCTCGGCGTGCAATAATAAACGCCATGTCCCTCGGGAAACCTGCGTCCTCCAAGCCTTTCCGCCTCTCCGGAAGCCTGACGAGGCCCGCCACCTGGCAGGCCCGGATGAAGCCTTCAACGGAGCAGCCCGAATCCTCGGTCCTCGGTGGATGGAGGAGCTTCCTTCGCGGTCCGTCCGGCATGGGATTCCTTCTTACCCAGCGATGGGTGCTCCTCGCCGCGATCGCGATCCTGGCGGTGACGGCCGTGCTCGAGACGTCGATGGGACGCTCGGCGCTCGGGCCGGACGGTCGATTCGGCTGGTGGGCCGGCGACATCTGGAGCGGCGAGAACTCCCAGCGCGTGCTGGATGTCTATTCGTTCTCCCACATCGTGCACGGGGTTCTCTTCTACGCCTTTCTGTGGCTGACGGCGCGGCGGCTTCCCTTGCGGCTGCGGCTCGTGATGGCGTTGTCGCTCGCCGCAGGATGGGAAATCCTGGAGAATTCCCAGCCCATCAT
This window of the Candidatus Polarisedimenticolia bacterium genome carries:
- a CDS encoding DUF2585 family protein, whose amino-acid sequence is MKPSTEQPESSVLGGWRSFLRGPSGMGFLLTQRWVLLAAIAILAVTAVLETSMGRSALGPDGRFGWWAGDIWSGENSQRVLDVYSFSHIVHGVLFYAFLWLTARRLPLRLRLVMALSLAAGWEILENSQPIIERYRAGTQGYVGDSILNSCSDILMMTIGFLCASRLRVRSSVAGVLVLELFCLFWARENLTLSVIRVLHPVPAIQEWQSAPAPRALSNLSRGSDRRPRRAPACRYPPGWSAASESPGRRPLRG
- a CDS encoding M14 family zinc carboxypeptidase, yielding MRRDSAFTGFIVVPHFHPGRLIVRTMTRLVLLPSSAIALVLAALLAGAPSSLAASRLGLQMYTLEGDAETIRAVTQGLELTGRRYTARGVTVDAVLSDAQRDAVAAAGVQIDLKRNARGETVQQQAVSQELAGYQVFRSWDEAGGIRDELYALAADNPQLVKLSVLGHTAQGREIIALKLTAGAATMPDGKRPAVLFSSLQHAREWISVEVNRRLLHYFVDNWRANQKEAKGLLQTTELWFVIVANPDGYQFTFDSERLWRKNVSDNDGDGQITLADGVDLNRNFGERWGYDDEGSSPDPSEETYRGPSPASEPETQALQGLIGRIKPRFQSNMHSTGELLLYGQGWQVGTLDADNPIYVAVAGTDANPAIPGFNPGQSADALYVTNGETTDFADKNAGTVALTVELGEGEPGAGFVFPDNEALIQAEFQKTLAFHLGLVRSAMQPATPVSPVGIVPQPFYLDQDDIDPQNGHHSLFDFKFAVSYGDPQEVRVLARRSLGAVTVRYRINNGIVRTASTSEWAGGARYGPGNGAYYHVMRGQVTGTKTGDTVTVSFAGGGRTSGSFTYTVESNTDKRVLILAAEDYTGASPASTGATAPSYLSFYADALTANGVAFDVYDVDAHGRSAPDNLGVLSHYDAVIWYTGNDIITREAGWGAGNASRLAMQELLEVRDYINEGGRVLYAGQRAGQQYTPDLADQLYDPFENLMCRSNDGVLPRCLALSGSGNGQSDPIEYFFGATITRVDGGLDPQTGVPFNVAGIDEPLTGAGPWSFNGADSAGNQNSNSSFFATADLLGITDPAGSFPQFASWPAAEYLTGISGAFEPHTGDWLVWSNLANAAYKRLSRTITVPAGGATLEFWTSYNLEFSFDYLVIEAHTVGQDNWTTLPDTNGHTSGDLSDDGACPGGWSALHPFLAHYQTLDSQTGRCSPTGSTGAWNAATGNSQGWQQWRIDLSSYAGTQVEVSITVLSDLSVQEFPGVFVDDISVSTGEGTTSFEGGLDGWTVPGAPPGDGANLNDWVRRGGLGIKEAAAVATEDTVYMGFGLEGVTGADTRNELMRVVIDYLLR